In Pelosinus sp. IPA-1, a single genomic region encodes these proteins:
- a CDS encoding C-GCAxxG-C-C family protein has protein sequence MANIPGTITTVDKAVQEFTDGGLYCSEAILKAFSDDYDLGLTKEWYKIATAFGVGLGGSKCCCGCVTGSAIVLSLVAGRNTAEESEDPAFTITNQLHDEFKEQFGATCCRVLTRKVEWLSAEHIGQCAVYVRGAAEITKEILENQLHKRTKFTPIAADQ, from the coding sequence ATGGCGAATATTCCCGGAACAATCACTACCGTCGACAAAGCGGTGCAAGAGTTTACTGACGGTGGCCTGTACTGCAGCGAGGCCATTTTAAAAGCGTTCAGTGATGACTATGATTTGGGTTTGACCAAAGAATGGTATAAAATTGCCACGGCATTCGGCGTGGGCCTAGGTGGCTCAAAATGCTGCTGCGGCTGTGTGACCGGCAGTGCCATCGTATTGAGCTTAGTTGCCGGCCGCAACACGGCGGAGGAGTCAGAAGACCCAGCTTTTACCATTACCAATCAGTTGCATGATGAATTTAAAGAACAATTTGGGGCCACCTGCTGCCGGGTTTTGACCCGTAAAGTAGAATGGCTGTCAGCTGAACATATCGGACAATGCGCCGTCTATGTACGCGGTGCTGCCGAAATAACTAAAGAGATATTGGAAAACCAACTGCACAAGCGGACAAAGTTTACGCCGATTGCTGCCGACCAGTAA
- a CDS encoding carboxymuconolactone decarboxylase family protein, whose protein sequence is MTFDKRTVELIALGASVAVNCQPCLQFHINEALKVGITELEIKEAIQVGRTVRKGAAHKMDQFVSTMIEDELLISRGGEGCGCR, encoded by the coding sequence ATGACGTTTGATAAAAGGACAGTAGAATTAATTGCCCTTGGGGCTTCTGTTGCAGTAAATTGCCAACCGTGCCTGCAATTCCACATAAATGAGGCGCTAAAAGTTGGAATTACTGAACTGGAAATTAAAGAAGCAATTCAAGTGGGTAGAACGGTTAGAAAAGGTGCGGCCCATAAAATGGATCAGTTCGTCTCAACTATGATTGAAGATGAACTCTTAATTTCACGCGGGGGAGAAGGTTGTGGATGTCGGTAA
- a CDS encoding alpha/beta hydrolase: MQSLNCDIVSSEHWVEHDGIKLYVFEKCQEDSFRKPIVVLAHGSATAGKESFDLQVPGKPSYSLMDFLANEGFDVFALDIRGFGRSTHPDGHITTADASEDLNAAVDYVLKIKNAEKINLLGWSWGTQYGGMFIMNHPEKVLKYVSYAQMHVDSADLAKRRPKIETFRKNLYVNIPEAGWKGRFYSMTPAEVNDPDIVDNYAKAATHVEFRTPTGPQLDMVTIMPMVNPRLLSIPTMIIHGEHDDVADVEGLLPFFKQIPNAYKRYAIIPDAGHMMHLQKGHRLFQHEIVGFLKDAVEVEITVRDGAM, from the coding sequence ATGCAATCATTAAATTGTGATATCGTAAGTTCGGAACACTGGGTAGAACATGATGGTATCAAGCTCTACGTTTTTGAAAAGTGTCAAGAAGATTCTTTCCGTAAACCGATTGTGGTCTTAGCCCACGGTTCTGCGACGGCAGGTAAAGAGAGTTTCGACCTTCAAGTACCTGGGAAGCCTTCTTATAGTCTCATGGATTTTCTGGCAAATGAGGGATTTGATGTATTTGCTTTGGATATTAGAGGCTTCGGTCGTTCCACTCATCCCGATGGACACATAACCACTGCGGACGCGAGTGAAGATCTCAACGCAGCCGTTGATTACGTCCTTAAAATAAAAAATGCCGAGAAGATCAATCTTCTCGGTTGGTCCTGGGGCACGCAATATGGCGGAATGTTTATTATGAACCACCCTGAGAAAGTGTTAAAGTATGTGAGTTATGCACAAATGCATGTCGATAGCGCCGACCTCGCCAAAAGACGACCTAAGATTGAGACATTCCGAAAGAACCTATATGTTAACATTCCAGAGGCTGGCTGGAAAGGCCGTTTCTATTCGATGACACCAGCCGAGGTTAATGATCCTGATATTGTAGACAACTACGCCAAGGCTGCCACCCATGTGGAGTTTCGGACTCCCACAGGACCTCAGCTCGACATGGTCACTATAATGCCTATGGTGAATCCTCGACTATTATCGATTCCCACGATGATCATTCACGGTGAGCATGATGATGTGGCTGATGTGGAAGGTTTGCTGCCGTTTTTTAAGCAGATTCCTAACGCTTATAAGCGCTACGCCATAATCCCCGACGCCGGGCATATGATGCACCTTCAAAAGGGGCACCGATTGTTTCAGCACGAGATAGTCGGCTTTTTAAAAGATGCAGTTGAAGTAGAAATAACAGTCAGAGATGGAGCGATGTAA
- the hxsB gene encoding His-Xaa-Ser system radical SAM maturase HxsB, with translation MMRNEYSILPFTFKRLPHRKMLMVNQSGEFIFVSSNDFNDLLNNDLSAGSPTYFELKGKHFLADTDLDIAQEMVATQLRSRKSFLRHFSSLHMIVVTARCNFICDYCHASSAALEQQRVDMNWKVAKKTVDLIFSSPSPVLKIEFQGGEPLLNWPIIKEIFHYGTFLNRFAKRQLEFVICTNLTLLTEEMIDFIKEHKIAISTSLDGPKLIQDLHRKTREGYSGYDVFHSNLQRLRERIGHDGASALLTITKTNLSKLQEVIDHYVELGFDGVFLRALNPYGFARQNMEQLGYSVEAFVSEYKNILQYLIELNLQGIPFAEYYTTLLLQRIFTPFSTGFVDLQSPSGAAISGVIYDYNGEVYPTDEARMLARTGDKHFRMGHVLRNNYEEVFGGSLVKELVKKSCIEVLPGCASCVYQAYCGVDPIRNYVETKDIVGHRPSSDFCKKNTMILDHLFQLIDENDPDVIDVFWSWITRRPLEEIRHDKFSRNSP, from the coding sequence ATGATGAGGAATGAATATAGTATATTGCCTTTTACTTTTAAACGGTTACCACACCGTAAGATGCTTATGGTCAATCAGAGTGGCGAATTTATCTTTGTGAGTAGTAATGATTTTAATGATTTGTTAAATAATGATTTATCTGCTGGTAGTCCCACATACTTTGAGCTTAAAGGTAAGCATTTTCTAGCAGATACCGATCTAGATATCGCTCAGGAAATGGTAGCCACACAACTACGCAGCCGTAAGAGTTTTCTTCGTCATTTTTCTTCCTTACACATGATTGTTGTAACGGCGCGGTGTAACTTCATTTGTGATTATTGCCATGCATCTAGTGCAGCTCTTGAGCAGCAAAGAGTTGATATGAATTGGAAAGTAGCGAAGAAGACTGTTGATCTGATTTTTTCTTCTCCTTCACCGGTACTGAAAATAGAATTTCAAGGGGGAGAGCCTCTACTAAATTGGCCGATCATAAAGGAAATTTTCCATTATGGGACATTTCTTAATCGTTTTGCCAAGCGACAGCTAGAATTTGTTATCTGTACCAATCTGACGCTGCTAACAGAGGAAATGATTGATTTTATTAAGGAGCATAAAATAGCCATATCCACTTCTCTAGATGGTCCCAAGTTGATTCAAGATCTGCACCGCAAAACCCGTGAAGGATATAGTGGATACGATGTATTTCATAGCAATTTACAACGGTTACGTGAGAGAATTGGGCACGATGGTGCCTCGGCTTTGTTAACCATTACGAAGACCAATCTTAGTAAATTGCAGGAAGTCATTGATCATTACGTGGAACTCGGGTTTGATGGTGTCTTTTTACGGGCACTAAACCCCTATGGATTTGCACGTCAAAACATGGAACAACTAGGCTATTCTGTAGAAGCGTTTGTTAGTGAGTATAAAAATATATTACAATATTTGATTGAATTAAACCTGCAAGGTATTCCCTTTGCAGAATACTATACAACGCTTTTATTACAACGAATTTTCACACCTTTTTCAACGGGATTCGTAGATTTGCAATCTCCTTCAGGAGCTGCCATCAGTGGTGTTATTTATGATTATAACGGAGAGGTCTATCCTACAGATGAAGCGCGGATGCTTGCTCGTACAGGTGATAAGCACTTTAGAATGGGACATGTTCTAAGAAACAATTATGAAGAAGTCTTTGGTGGATCATTAGTGAAGGAACTGGTTAAAAAGTCCTGCATTGAAGTATTACCTGGTTGTGCTTCTTGCGTATATCAAGCTTATTGCGGTGTAGATCCAATACGAAATTATGTAGAAACCAAAGATATTGTCGGTCATCGACCCAGTAGTGATTTTTGTAAAAAGAATACAATGATTTTAGATCATTTATTTCAATTAATTGATGAAAATGATCCGGATGTCATAGATGTATTTTGGTCTTGGATAACACGACGTCCTTTGGAGGAAATTCGCCATGATAAATTTAGTAGGAATAGCCCTTAA
- the hxsD gene encoding His-Xaa-Ser system protein HxsD, translating into MINIEKIQNRQPFITETEAGVFLVKLKKEFYEQEAVMQASYKFTNTCFIKIDAMEEGYVGIWFKAKLELHVDPELLLCEFCNEVLDQQVRLDLEKRYGTIRDSIYQFAFAPIKDRIEDLDG; encoded by the coding sequence GTGATTAACATAGAAAAGATACAGAACAGGCAACCTTTTATTACTGAGACGGAAGCGGGTGTATTCTTAGTAAAGTTGAAAAAAGAATTTTACGAACAGGAGGCTGTTATGCAAGCCTCCTATAAATTTACGAATACCTGTTTTATTAAGATTGATGCTATGGAAGAGGGGTATGTAGGAATATGGTTTAAAGCTAAGCTCGAATTACATGTAGATCCCGAATTGCTCCTATGTGAATTTTGCAATGAAGTACTAGACCAACAGGTGAGGCTTGATCTCGAAAAACGTTACGGAACCATTCGAGATAGTATTTATCAATTTGCCTTCGCTCCCATTAAAGACCGTATTGAGGATCTGGATGGGTAA
- a CDS encoding MFS transporter — translation MTINKKVFTPSPLMVLICGSIILALALGTRQSFGIFLKPMSLDLGYSRETFSFAIALQNLVWGIAQPFTGWIADRYGASKALLIGAVAYVLGLIFMANSSSGIGLTLSAGMLIGIGLGGSSFAVVFGALGRAFDPSKRSLVLGIAGAGASFGMFAMVPYSRFFINYWGWFESLIVLAITCALMFPLSLGLIERKDPLEEKRDTKAALTEAFNHRDFWLLGLGFSVCGFQVVFILTHFAAFIQDNSLSLAVAANALAIIGFSNMFGSYLAGYLGGKYPKSYLLSLIFFLRAIVITVFIAMPITEISVYVFSAAIGLIWLATVPLTNGILASVFGVKYLSTLSGIVFVMHQIGSFTGGWLGGLLFDCTGSYQTIWITTIILSIVAALCYLPIKERSINDLKAELQQKSVSS, via the coding sequence ATGACTATAAATAAAAAGGTTTTTACTCCATCACCGTTAATGGTACTAATTTGCGGTAGCATTATTTTAGCACTGGCGCTCGGTACAAGGCAAAGCTTTGGAATTTTTTTAAAACCAATGAGCCTTGATTTAGGTTATAGTAGGGAGACATTTTCTTTTGCCATAGCATTACAAAATCTAGTATGGGGGATTGCTCAGCCATTTACCGGGTGGATCGCTGATAGATACGGGGCAAGTAAAGCATTGCTTATCGGTGCTGTAGCTTATGTGCTTGGGCTCATATTTATGGCTAATTCTTCATCCGGCATAGGTTTAACCCTTAGTGCTGGCATGCTAATAGGTATAGGACTTGGCGGAAGTAGTTTTGCGGTTGTTTTTGGTGCGCTCGGTCGGGCATTTGACCCGAGTAAACGGAGTCTGGTGTTGGGTATAGCAGGAGCGGGTGCTTCTTTCGGAATGTTCGCCATGGTGCCGTATAGCCGGTTTTTTATAAATTACTGGGGGTGGTTTGAGTCTTTAATTGTTCTCGCAATTACCTGCGCCTTGATGTTTCCTCTTTCCTTAGGCTTGATAGAAAGAAAAGATCCATTGGAAGAAAAACGTGATACGAAAGCTGCATTAACTGAAGCTTTTAATCACCGAGACTTTTGGCTACTAGGCCTAGGGTTTTCGGTTTGCGGTTTTCAAGTGGTTTTTATTCTTACTCACTTTGCGGCTTTTATTCAAGATAATAGTCTATCTTTAGCAGTTGCAGCAAATGCTTTAGCAATTATAGGATTCTCTAATATGTTTGGCTCCTATCTTGCGGGATATTTAGGTGGAAAGTATCCAAAATCGTATTTGTTGAGCCTAATCTTTTTTCTCCGCGCAATAGTGATTACAGTATTTATTGCAATGCCCATTACCGAGATATCAGTATATGTCTTTTCAGCTGCCATAGGCTTGATTTGGCTAGCGACGGTACCGTTAACGAATGGGATTTTGGCGAGTGTTTTCGGAGTGAAGTATCTTTCGACGCTTTCGGGGATTGTATTTGTCATGCACCAAATAGGTAGTTTTACAGGAGGATGGCTAGGTGGGCTTCTATTTGACTGTACTGGTTCTTACCAAACTATCTGGATAACAACAATAATCTTGAGTATTGTTGCTGCTCTTTGTTATTTGCCAATCAAAGAAAGGTCTATTAATGATCTCAAAGCCGAGTTGCAACAAAAAAGCGTTAGCTCTTAG
- a CDS encoding sigma-70 family RNA polymerase sigma factor, with protein MVINEMDFEQVYTEFQPRIYRYLVRLIGIKEAEDITQDVFVKIGKALATFNNQSQLSTWIYQIATNAAIDRMRSRSFKQESTESYCLIEAEQCKEIGCSYKKPSLTEEKVIRKEMNECIQGYIAILPESYRTAIILSEIEGLKNSEIASILGLSIGTVKIRLHRGKEKLKELLSANCTFYRTECNELACESKGPNVIRIKPFTSMKH; from the coding sequence ATGGTAATCAATGAAATGGACTTTGAGCAGGTATATACCGAATTTCAGCCTAGAATTTACCGCTATCTAGTGAGGTTGATTGGTATTAAAGAAGCTGAAGACATAACCCAGGATGTTTTTGTTAAGATTGGTAAGGCATTAGCAACTTTTAATAATCAATCACAATTGTCCACTTGGATTTATCAAATCGCAACTAATGCGGCTATTGATAGAATGAGAAGTCGTTCATTTAAGCAGGAGTCTACCGAATCATATTGTCTAATAGAAGCAGAGCAATGCAAGGAAATAGGATGTTCTTATAAGAAGCCGTCTTTAACGGAAGAAAAGGTTATTCGTAAGGAAATGAACGAATGTATTCAGGGGTATATTGCAATCCTTCCTGAAAGTTACCGGACTGCAATCATTCTTAGTGAAATAGAAGGACTGAAGAATAGCGAAATTGCTTCTATACTGGGGTTAAGCATTGGTACGGTAAAAATACGATTACATCGTGGGAAAGAAAAACTAAAGGAGCTACTTTCTGCAAATTGCACTTTTTATAGAACAGAATGTAATGAATTGGCCTGTGAATCGAAAGGACCCAACGTAATAAGAATAAAGCCGTTTACTTCTATGAAGCACTGA
- a CDS encoding exodeoxyribonuclease VII large subunit has protein sequence MPTVSACFNTIQSIIKQKCNQTPFNVTGEISDYYEPTYNTTYAVLSLTEITTEAIHKLKVYVPIQVLRQTSIQLCNKQIIEVTGALNLYKGSLQIIANSIAIIKNEEQIKKPYPFLTHKKALPDIIASIAIITSVNGKVYGDLINNLKYGQAEVFDTNMQGPTTAADISHQINLINQSQKKYDCICIIRGGGSESDFYGYNGHSLADAIKSSNIPILTAIGHDGNQFLCDQVADNPYFFSTPTSIANYLSNHHDKLLNEYNQRIPKPLSFTQKFGMLPFKKIVLCLIAIYLIYKYLLS, from the coding sequence ATGCCTACTGTATCAGCCTGTTTTAATACTATTCAATCCATTATAAAACAAAAATGTAACCAAACTCCTTTCAATGTTACTGGTGAAATATCGGACTATTATGAGCCAACTTACAATACCACTTATGCAGTACTCAGCCTAACAGAAATAACCACTGAGGCTATCCATAAACTAAAAGTTTATGTTCCGATTCAAGTATTGCGCCAAACTTCTATTCAACTATGTAATAAACAAATCATTGAAGTAACCGGCGCACTAAACTTATATAAAGGTTCTTTACAAATTATTGCAAATAGTATTGCGATTATCAAAAACGAAGAACAAATAAAAAAACCATATCCTTTCTTAACACATAAAAAGGCACTTCCCGATATTATTGCGAGTATTGCCATCATCACAAGTGTTAACGGCAAAGTATACGGTGACTTAATAAATAACCTAAAATACGGACAAGCAGAAGTATTTGACACCAACATGCAAGGTCCTACCACTGCAGCAGATATAAGCCATCAAATCAATCTCATTAACCAATCCCAAAAGAAATACGACTGTATATGCATTATACGAGGTGGGGGAAGTGAATCTGATTTCTATGGTTACAACGGTCATAGTCTAGCCGATGCCATTAAATCATCCAATATTCCCATCTTAACCGCCATCGGTCACGATGGCAACCAATTCCTCTGCGATCAAGTAGCTGATAACCCATACTTTTTCTCAACTCCTACCTCCATCGCAAACTATCTTTCCAACCATCACGATAAATTGCTTAATGAATATAATCAACGAATACCGAAACCACTTTCATTCACCCAGAAATTCGGCATGCTTCCTTTTAAAAAGATTGTATTATGTCTTATAGCGATTTATTTAATATATAAATACTTACTCAGTTGA
- the hxsC gene encoding His-Xaa-Ser system radical SAM maturase HxsC — translation MINLVGIALNFQYPIIGIVTTTPLNPFIRRERIFVSTKINSSVFGYACCITSQNVVAIPRGSFVHSVSQTETLIDGDIVLVTPEGRINVMHRSCDADHTVFITNRCNSRCIMCPQPPSNDPPDLQDINEKVLSLIKAGSLQHIGITGGEPTVVLDQLCQTLVYLKSNFPNAFISLLTNGRRLSDFNLAKQVVAVKNKKLLFCIPLYADNDVQHDAIVGVPGAFADTIQGIYNLYRLGRRMEVRVVVMRQNFARLTAISEFIYRNMPFVAHIAFMGMEYTGEAEQHLEDLWVDPDEYSQQLYAAVWHLHRRGMNISIYNIPLCLLAEPLWRFARDSISTWKKNYLEPCNSCSVKEKCGGVFGTSAVQSENISPLSL, via the coding sequence ATGATAAATTTAGTAGGAATAGCCCTTAATTTTCAATACCCCATTATTGGGATTGTTACAACCACACCATTAAACCCTTTCATACGAAGAGAGCGAATATTTGTTTCCACGAAAATTAATTCTTCAGTTTTCGGCTATGCTTGTTGTATCACAAGTCAAAATGTTGTTGCTATACCACGCGGCAGTTTTGTTCACTCTGTGTCCCAAACGGAAACATTAATAGATGGTGATATTGTATTAGTTACTCCTGAAGGACGAATCAATGTCATGCACCGAAGTTGCGATGCAGATCATACTGTCTTTATCACAAACCGTTGTAACAGCCGTTGCATCATGTGTCCGCAGCCTCCAAGTAATGATCCGCCAGATTTACAAGATATAAACGAAAAGGTATTGTCTTTAATAAAGGCTGGTAGCTTACAACACATTGGAATTACTGGGGGCGAACCCACGGTTGTCTTAGATCAGCTCTGTCAAACGTTAGTCTACTTGAAAAGTAACTTTCCTAATGCATTTATTTCTCTATTAACCAATGGACGTAGATTGAGTGATTTTAATTTAGCGAAACAAGTCGTTGCAGTAAAAAACAAGAAGTTGCTGTTCTGTATTCCTCTTTATGCAGATAATGATGTCCAGCATGATGCCATTGTAGGCGTACCTGGTGCATTTGCCGATACAATACAAGGAATTTATAACCTCTATCGTTTGGGACGAAGAATGGAAGTTCGCGTTGTTGTAATGCGACAGAACTTTGCTCGCTTAACAGCAATATCAGAATTTATCTACCGTAATATGCCCTTTGTTGCCCATATCGCTTTTATGGGTATGGAGTATACTGGAGAAGCCGAGCAACATTTAGAGGATTTATGGGTTGATCCCGATGAATATAGTCAACAATTGTATGCGGCAGTATGGCACTTGCATCGACGAGGAATGAATATATCCATTTATAATATTCCACTCTGTTTGTTAGCAGAGCCACTATGGCGATTTGCCCGGGATAGTATATCTACTTGGAAGAAGAATTACTTGGAACCATGTAATTCTTGCTCAGTAAAAGAAAAATGTGGTGGTGTATTTGGAACTTCGGCCGTACAAAGTGAAAATATATCACCTTTATCCTTATAA
- a CDS encoding metallophosphoesterase translates to MRTVDRILATSDVHGENKKLLSLLEKAAYEPDKDLLVVCGDLVDRGEENLATLTTCIDLQKKGAIILKGNHEKFLEECLKEMIINDTISSENVNLWVGHNGGASTYDEIRNLSQNELINILKFVRSLPTYFTSGTYIFSHAGADTRKPVEKNSEDDLIWMEDRFPYCSAYKNKIMVFGHVPTWLLYSYDKKFKKKNAKIWYDKTWNDKIGIDCGGVFGGNLAAIELPTYREFYE, encoded by the coding sequence ATGCGTACTGTTGATAGGATTTTGGCGACTTCTGACGTTCATGGAGAGAATAAAAAACTTCTTAGTTTACTAGAAAAAGCGGCATATGAACCAGATAAAGACTTATTAGTAGTCTGCGGTGATTTAGTAGACAGGGGGGAAGAAAACCTAGCTACTCTTACTACCTGTATTGATTTACAGAAAAAGGGAGCAATCATTTTAAAAGGCAATCACGAGAAATTTTTAGAAGAGTGTTTGAAAGAAATGATAATCAATGACACTATTTCTTCTGAAAATGTAAATCTTTGGGTAGGTCATAATGGTGGGGCGAGTACCTATGACGAGATAAGGAATCTATCTCAAAATGAGTTAATTAATATTCTGAAATTCGTTCGAAGCCTACCTACCTATTTCACAAGTGGCACATATATCTTCAGCCACGCCGGCGCTGATACAAGAAAGCCTGTTGAAAAAAATAGTGAGGATGATTTAATTTGGATGGAGGACAGGTTTCCTTATTGTTCGGCATATAAAAATAAAATAATGGTCTTTGGGCACGTACCCACTTGGCTACTGTACTCATACGATAAAAAATTCAAAAAGAAAAATGCGAAAATATGGTATGACAAAACTTGGAATGACAAAATCGGTATTGACTGTGGTGGAGTCTTTGGGGGGAATTTGGCGGCAATAGAGTTGCCAACCTATCGAGAATTTTATGAATAG
- a CDS encoding histidine phosphatase family protein: MLTKEDIKKARDFDDAAMEAGGYLDTTFEAPSYRLRDMYRWAREQGKDVENLTESERKQFLVGKKIWLIRHGESTANAGAITDNHKTISLSPAGQIQAEQISHSFQEAPALIITSPFTRTQQTAEPTIKRFPNVRCEVWSVEEFTYLSPETCRGTTAAERKERVSEYWERLDPDYVDGEGAESFSMLLSRAQTAIDRLSRLESGFIVMFTHAQFMRAMWVLSTNRGEDAKGLMNRFRELPQFNNCEIIKWKE, from the coding sequence TTGCTTACAAAAGAAGATATTAAAAAAGCAAGAGATTTTGATGATGCCGCAATGGAAGCAGGCGGCTATCTAGACACCACCTTTGAGGCACCATCATATAGACTTCGTGATATGTACCGATGGGCTAGAGAACAGGGAAAAGATGTTGAAAACTTAACTGAAAGTGAACGAAAACAGTTTTTAGTTGGTAAAAAAATTTGGTTAATCCGTCACGGGGAGAGTACAGCTAATGCCGGGGCCATTACAGATAATCACAAAACCATTTCTTTATCTCCTGCCGGACAAATACAAGCTGAACAGATAAGCCACTCATTCCAAGAAGCACCAGCCTTAATCATTACCTCACCCTTTACCCGAACTCAACAGACAGCAGAGCCGACAATTAAGCGTTTTCCTAATGTTAGATGCGAGGTGTGGAGTGTAGAAGAATTTACATACCTATCCCCTGAAACTTGCAGAGGGACAACCGCTGCCGAACGTAAGGAACGAGTAAGTGAATACTGGGAACGACTTGACCCCGACTATGTAGATGGTGAAGGTGCCGAAAGTTTTAGTATGCTACTATCTCGGGCACAGACCGCCATTGACCGTCTAAGCCGACTTGAAAGCGGGTTTATAGTAATGTTCACCCATGCACAATTCATGAGGGCTATGTGGGTGCTAAGCACTAATCGCGGAGAGGACGCAAAAGGACTTATGAACCGTTTCAGAGAATTACCACAATTTAATAATTGTGAAATTATCAAGTGGAAGGAATAA
- a CDS encoding peptidoglycan-binding domain-containing protein: MKDWRKLWAYGSATALWFAAQLGLVDAPHVEAKHIQPNDGNLRITGNEPIYLDKTSTIQNSLEDIFANDNLDQFAHYSHRSHSSHRSHSSHSSHYSHYSSTGGSGEGGGYYSSAPATPEDAMDIRAIQKKLNELGYDCGTVDGVKGAQTRESIRNFQMDYDLSVDGIVGEGTKRILESVDLISIQKKLKQLGYDCNTIGNRDEKTIQAIKDFQATEGLDSYGTINRVTKEAVEKKEIPKQVNPETAKSKTQNKYDFKSNSGR; encoded by the coding sequence ATGAAGGATTGGAGAAAGCTTTGGGCGTATGGGTCGGCAACAGCTCTATGGTTTGCTGCTCAATTGGGTTTGGTAGATGCACCCCATGTTGAAGCTAAGCATATACAGCCCAATGATGGAAATTTGAGAATCACCGGAAATGAACCTATTTATCTTGATAAAACGAGTACAATTCAGAACTCATTAGAAGACATCTTTGCCAATGATAATCTTGATCAATTTGCGCATTATTCTCACCGTTCCCACAGCTCCCATCGATCACATTCTTCGCATAGCTCTCACTACTCTCACTATTCCAGCACAGGTGGCAGTGGAGAAGGTGGTGGATATTATAGCAGCGCGCCTGCTACACCTGAAGATGCGATGGATATCCGTGCAATCCAAAAAAAACTTAATGAACTAGGATACGATTGTGGGACTGTGGATGGTGTTAAAGGGGCTCAAACCAGGGAATCTATACGGAACTTCCAAATGGATTATGACCTCTCAGTCGATGGAATCGTTGGTGAAGGGACTAAAAGAATACTCGAATCTGTTGACCTAATCAGCATTCAAAAGAAGCTCAAACAACTGGGCTATGATTGCAATACCATTGGTAATAGGGATGAAAAGACAATACAAGCCATTAAGGATTTTCAAGCGACAGAAGGACTCGATAGCTATGGAACCATCAATCGCGTGACTAAAGAAGCTGTTGAGAAGAAAGAAATTCCTAAACAAGTAAATCCTGAAACCGCAAAATCAAAGACACAAAATAAGTATGATTTTAAATCCAATTCAGGTCGGTAG
- a CDS encoding putative zinc-binding protein → MSIGCGERSSEARICPEGARYVEKILAGPPRTAIMACEGGCIKGEVARVAANILAYQLERDAAVRICLGDAVTGDSGFLELIKQAPKTIVIEGCFLHCGTTIMKTRLPGFDPVVVEAIRLYRFDRDKYFEIFDMPRAEIEQYAKQVADYVQQTYFQGKSVEGAVLPPCCGGSTSFQ, encoded by the coding sequence ATGTCAATCGGATGTGGAGAAAGAAGTAGCGAGGCAAGAATCTGCCCAGAGGGAGCACGATACGTAGAAAAAATATTGGCTGGACCACCTAGAACAGCTATCATGGCCTGTGAAGGTGGTTGTATTAAAGGCGAGGTTGCCCGCGTTGCCGCTAATATATTGGCGTATCAACTTGAGCGGGATGCCGCTGTTAGGATTTGTTTGGGGGACGCTGTGACAGGGGATTCTGGTTTTTTGGAACTGATAAAGCAGGCCCCAAAAACAATTGTGATTGAGGGGTGCTTTTTACATTGCGGCACAACAATTATGAAAACACGGTTGCCGGGTTTTGACCCTGTGGTCGTGGAAGCAATTCGTTTATATCGCTTTGACCGAGATAAGTATTTCGAAATTTTTGATATGCCGCGTGCGGAAATTGAGCAGTATGCGAAACAGGTTGCCGACTATGTGCAACAAACCTATTTTCAGGGGAAGAGTGTGGAAGGAGCCGTTTTGCCTCCCTGTTGTGGTGGCAGCACATCTTTCCAATAG